The Chryseobacterium suipulveris genome window below encodes:
- a CDS encoding TonB-dependent receptor: MPGKNLRFLLLFLISILASGQSDSTALIAEITIDAYKKPTKFITSTKSVAISGSNFQNQNSPDRLLESINLLAGTRMEERSPGSYRLSVRGSTLRSPFGVRNIKVYLDDFILSDATGNTYLNLIDPELISKTEIYKGPESGDFGAVTGGTVLLKTSDSETKTLGVTAGSYGLFKENLNYSKNFVKHYLQVFQSYHTTDSYREQSAINRKSIFLKDRWNYLENHQLNLMFLFTDLHYETPGGLTFAQMQANRKQSRPATSALPGAKEQNAGIFNKTILAGISHQFPLAENLSHFLVVQGAYTDLRNPFITNYEKRFENNFALRTHLNFEKNTEQWFLQTRLGLETGFNKGIVKNYDNARGTPTNPQNFDEIKTNSEFVFLSQKADFKEKIFMEASLSLNSMKYDWQNLYPSLENGTMKFKDQWLPNFGISWLIKDGFSVRGKIGKGSSAPTSEEIRSSTQQINLELAPEYGWNKEIGIRKQFKNILFLEGNYFDFRLKDAIVSKQNENGQEYFVNAGGTVQKGFEVIAETKNFTFNSKILNQVKFWVSGSFYDFKFENYRKNNEVYSGNQITGTPSAMLQSVINMKFFNTISVDYSNFYTSKIYLNDANSVESEPSFVGNMVFRYPLNFEKIKLNFDLQIQNLYNTDYVLGYDINAFGGRYYNSAAFRNFNIGMAVNF; encoded by the coding sequence ATGCCGGGAAAAAACTTACGCTTTCTTTTATTATTTCTGATTTCCATTTTAGCTTCGGGACAAAGTGACAGTACCGCATTAATTGCTGAAATCACCATCGATGCGTATAAAAAACCTACAAAATTCATTACCTCAACGAAATCGGTTGCCATCTCCGGAAGTAATTTTCAGAATCAGAATAGTCCCGACCGACTTTTGGAAAGCATCAATCTTTTGGCCGGAACCAGAATGGAGGAACGTTCACCGGGAAGTTACCGGCTTTCCGTTCGTGGCAGCACTTTGCGCTCTCCTTTTGGGGTGAGGAATATCAAAGTTTATCTCGACGATTTCATTCTTTCCGATGCCACAGGAAATACCTATCTAAATTTAATTGACCCAGAACTCATCAGCAAAACCGAAATTTATAAAGGTCCAGAAAGTGGTGATTTTGGCGCAGTAACGGGTGGAACTGTTTTGCTAAAAACTTCAGATTCAGAAACTAAAACTTTAGGTGTAACCGCCGGAAGTTATGGTCTTTTCAAAGAAAACCTAAATTATTCCAAGAATTTTGTAAAGCATTATCTACAGGTTTTTCAAAGTTATCACACTACCGATTCCTACCGTGAACAGTCGGCAATCAACAGAAAAAGCATTTTTCTGAAAGACCGCTGGAACTATCTTGAAAATCATCAGTTGAACCTGATGTTCCTTTTCACAGATTTGCATTATGAAACTCCGGGCGGACTCACTTTCGCGCAAATGCAGGCAAACAGAAAACAGTCGAGACCGGCAACTTCTGCACTTCCGGGAGCGAAAGAGCAAAACGCGGGAATTTTCAACAAGACTATTCTTGCAGGAATTTCACATCAGTTTCCATTGGCTGAAAATCTCTCACATTTTCTCGTTGTTCAGGGTGCTTATACCGATTTGCGAAATCCGTTCATTACCAATTATGAAAAAAGATTTGAGAATAATTTTGCACTCAGAACGCATCTTAATTTTGAAAAAAACACAGAACAATGGTTTCTGCAAACGAGATTAGGTTTGGAAACCGGCTTCAACAAAGGCATTGTGAAAAATTATGATAACGCAAGAGGAACGCCGACCAATCCACAGAATTTTGATGAAATAAAAACCAACAGCGAATTTGTTTTTCTTTCACAAAAGGCAGATTTCAAGGAAAAAATATTTATGGAAGCTTCACTGAGTTTGAATTCGATGAAATATGACTGGCAAAATCTTTATCCCAGTTTAGAAAACGGAACGATGAAATTCAAAGATCAATGGTTACCGAACTTTGGAATTTCCTGGTTAATTAAAGATGGTTTTTCGGTTCGTGGAAAAATTGGAAAAGGAAGTTCGGCGCCAACTTCGGAGGAAATCCGTTCATCAACGCAGCAAATTAATCTGGAACTCGCCCCGGAATACGGTTGGAATAAGGAAATCGGCATCCGAAAACAATTTAAAAACATCCTCTTTTTGGAAGGAAATTATTTTGATTTCCGTTTGAAGGATGCGATTGTAAGCAAACAAAACGAAAATGGACAGGAATATTTCGTGAATGCGGGAGGAACCGTTCAGAAAGGTTTTGAAGTGATTGCCGAAACCAAGAATTTCACCTTTAATTCAAAGATATTAAATCAAGTAAAGTTTTGGGTTTCTGGAAGTTTTTATGATTTTAAGTTTGAAAATTACCGAAAAAATAATGAAGTTTATTCCGGAAATCAAATTACGGGAACGCCTTCTGCAATGCTTCAAAGCGTGATTAATATGAAATTTTTCAACACCATTTCAGTAGATTATTCAAATTTTTATACATCAAAAATTTACTTGAATGACGCCAATTCTGTGGAAAGCGAACCGAGTTTTGTAGGAAATATGGTGTTCAGATATCCTTTGAATTTCGAAAAAATAAAACTGAATTTCGATCTCCAGATTCAGAATTTATACAATACCGATTATGTTTTGGGCTATGATATCAACGCTTTTGGTGGAAGATATTACAATTCGGCTGCATTCAGAAATTTTAATATCGGAATGGCCGTAAACTTTTGA
- a CDS encoding M1 family metallopeptidase: MKKILIAALFLGALMTSENSFAQTETSGRTEVYRATHTKTTELKHTKLKVNFDFQKEQMNGEAWISASPYFYPSDSLVLDAKAMLIHEVSLDKNGAKSALKYDYKNDMLRISLDKTYNRNQDYTVYIKYTARPNEVTQKGSAAIMDAKGLYFINAQGKDPDKPTQIWTQGETEASSAWFPTIDKPNQKTTQEIYMTVPDKYITLSNGELKSSTKESGGMRTDYWVMNKKHAPYLFFMGVGDYAVVKDKWRNIPVDYYVEKEYEPYAKQIFGNTPEMIEFFSKLLKYDYPWNKYAQITARDYVSGAMENTTATLHSDMAQQKPGDLIDENRWEDVISHELFHHWFGDLVTTESWSNLTVNESFANYSEYLWNEYKYGKDFADYTLMKTREGYFRDPSNISKDLVRFNYHSKEDMFDGVSYNKGGNILHMLRNYLGDDAFFTGLNDYLKTNEYGTGEAQQLRLSLEKISGKDLNWFFNQWFYGSGHPKLSYTTTYEPVKKTVTVSINQNQSQYFQFPLAIDVYENGKPTRKNVWVSAKSRNEFSFPVSKNPDLVNIDADGLLLAEITDNKTADQYFTQYSNSKEFLSRYKAVENAAENSTKNAASLKTLVAAIKDQNFRIRMKALSGFDLSKTDQQKAALAEVEKMASNDPKTLVQSSAITALAKTKDKKYLPLFEKGMSSVSNSVKGASLGAIAAIDPSRVSALADKIDLEGANDELIAQLLPTIVKNKIEKQMPAIASTAAFYPFIKFQNPELGASAEDAFNWIMSSDNLKATSNLTKVLTQVKGQIGQNPQAKMMIVQILKDGLAKKMRVLKANPSSATINQQIDLINKAIVEYSAH, encoded by the coding sequence ATGAAAAAAATCCTTATCGCCGCACTGTTTCTCGGTGCTTTAATGACATCGGAAAATTCATTCGCTCAAACCGAAACTTCGGGCAGAACCGAGGTGTACAGAGCAACGCACACCAAAACGACCGAGCTGAAGCACACCAAACTCAAGGTGAATTTCGATTTCCAGAAGGAGCAGATGAACGGGGAAGCTTGGATTTCCGCGTCGCCTTATTTCTATCCTTCGGATTCGCTGGTTCTGGATGCGAAAGCAATGCTGATCCACGAAGTTTCATTAGACAAAAACGGAGCAAAGTCTGCTTTGAAGTACGACTATAAGAACGATATGCTCAGAATCAGTCTTGATAAGACCTATAACCGAAATCAGGATTATACCGTCTATATCAAATACACAGCGAGACCAAATGAGGTGACACAGAAGGGAAGTGCGGCAATTATGGACGCAAAAGGACTGTACTTCATCAATGCGCAGGGAAAAGATCCCGACAAACCTACCCAAATTTGGACGCAGGGTGAAACGGAGGCAAGTTCGGCTTGGTTCCCAACCATCGACAAACCCAACCAGAAAACCACCCAGGAAATTTACATGACCGTTCCCGATAAATACATCACTTTATCCAACGGCGAATTGAAATCTTCCACCAAAGAATCCGGCGGAATGCGCACCGATTACTGGGTGATGAACAAGAAACACGCGCCTTACCTTTTCTTTATGGGAGTTGGCGATTATGCCGTGGTTAAGGATAAATGGCGAAATATTCCCGTAGATTATTATGTGGAAAAGGAATATGAACCGTACGCAAAACAGATTTTTGGCAACACGCCCGAAATGATCGAGTTCTTTTCCAAACTTTTGAAATACGATTATCCGTGGAACAAGTATGCGCAAATCACCGCAAGAGATTACGTATCAGGTGCGATGGAAAACACGACGGCAACTCTTCATTCCGATATGGCGCAGCAAAAACCGGGCGACCTGATCGACGAAAACCGTTGGGAGGACGTGATTTCTCACGAGTTGTTCCACCACTGGTTTGGCGATCTGGTAACGACGGAATCGTGGTCAAACCTCACGGTTAACGAGTCCTTCGCCAACTATTCCGAATACCTTTGGAACGAGTACAAATACGGGAAAGACTTCGCCGATTATACTTTGATGAAAACCCGGGAAGGATACTTCCGCGATCCATCGAATATTTCGAAAGATCTGGTTCGCTTCAACTACCATTCAAAAGAGGATATGTTCGACGGAGTTTCGTATAACAAAGGCGGAAATATCCTCCACATGCTCAGAAACTATTTGGGTGACGACGCCTTTTTTACAGGGTTGAACGACTACCTGAAAACCAACGAGTACGGAACCGGAGAAGCGCAGCAGCTCCGGCTTTCTCTGGAAAAAATTTCGGGGAAGGATCTGAACTGGTTCTTCAACCAATGGTTTTACGGAAGCGGACATCCGAAACTTTCGTACACCACGACTTATGAACCCGTGAAAAAAACGGTGACAGTTTCCATTAACCAAAACCAGAGTCAGTACTTTCAGTTTCCTTTAGCGATCGATGTTTACGAAAATGGCAAACCGACGCGTAAAAATGTTTGGGTTTCCGCGAAGAGCAGAAATGAGTTCAGCTTCCCGGTTTCTAAAAATCCTGATTTGGTCAATATCGATGCTGACGGACTTTTGCTCGCCGAAATTACCGACAACAAAACAGCGGATCAGTATTTCACGCAGTATTCCAACTCGAAAGAATTCTTGAGCAGATATAAAGCCGTTGAAAATGCAGCCGAAAACTCGACCAAAAATGCCGCTTCGCTGAAAACCTTGGTCGCCGCAATCAAGGACCAAAATTTCAGAATCAGAATGAAAGCGTTGAGCGGTTTCGATCTTTCGAAAACCGACCAGCAGAAAGCGGCACTTGCCGAAGTGGAAAAAATGGCTTCGAACGACCCGAAAACTTTGGTGCAGTCATCGGCAATCACGGCTCTAGCAAAAACAAAGGACAAAAAATACCTTCCGCTTTTTGAGAAGGGAATGTCATCGGTTTCCAATTCCGTGAAAGGTGCGTCATTGGGCGCGATTGCGGCGATCGATCCATCAAGGGTTTCCGCACTTGCCGACAAAATCGATTTGGAAGGTGCGAATGATGAACTGATTGCGCAGCTTTTGCCGACTATCGTCAAAAACAAAATTGAAAAGCAAATGCCTGCAATCGCATCGACGGCAGCGTTTTACCCGTTCATCAAATTCCAAAACCCTGAATTGGGAGCTTCTGCAGAAGATGCGTTCAACTGGATTATGAGTTCGGACAATCTAAAGGCGACGTCAAATCTTACCAAGGTTTTAACCCAGGTAAAAGGACAGATCGGCCAAAATCCGCAAGCAAAAATGATGATCGTGCAAATCCTGAAAGACGGACTCGCCAAAAAAATGCGGGTATTGAAAGCCAATCCTTCAAGCGCGACCATTAATCAGCAGATTGATTTGATCAACAAGGCGATCGTGGAATATTCAGCTCATTAA
- a CDS encoding thymidylate synthase translates to MQNYLDLLQHILVNGTDKTDRTGTGTRSVFGYQLRYDLSKGFPLVTTKKVHLKSIIYELLWFLKGDTNIKYLTDNGVSIWNEWADKDGNLGPVYGAQWRSWEGKDGKVVDQIVDVINEIKRNPDSRRLIVSAWNPAEIPNMALAPCHALFQFYVSEGKLSLQLYQRSADVFLGVPFNIASYALLCMMVAQVCGLEVGDYVHTFGDVHIYNNHFEQVQKQLSRTPKALPTMKLNPEIKDIFGFDYEDFTLENYEPYPGIKAPVAV, encoded by the coding sequence ATGCAAAACTATCTCGACTTACTACAGCATATTCTCGTTAACGGAACCGACAAAACCGACAGAACAGGAACTGGAACACGAAGCGTTTTCGGATACCAGTTGCGTTATGATCTGTCGAAAGGTTTTCCTTTGGTAACGACCAAGAAAGTGCATCTGAAGTCGATTATTTACGAGTTGCTTTGGTTTTTGAAAGGCGATACCAACATTAAATATCTAACTGATAATGGCGTTTCGATCTGGAACGAATGGGCAGATAAAGACGGAAACCTCGGTCCTGTTTATGGTGCGCAATGGCGAAGTTGGGAAGGAAAAGACGGGAAAGTTGTCGATCAGATTGTTGACGTGATCAACGAAATCAAGAGGAACCCCGATTCCAGAAGGTTGATCGTTTCCGCGTGGAATCCCGCAGAAATTCCGAATATGGCTTTAGCGCCGTGTCACGCTTTGTTTCAGTTTTATGTTTCGGAAGGAAAACTTTCGCTGCAACTGTACCAAAGAAGCGCGGATGTATTTCTCGGCGTGCCGTTCAATATTGCGAGTTATGCGCTTTTATGCATGATGGTTGCGCAGGTTTGCGGTTTGGAAGTGGGCGATTACGTGCACACTTTCGGCGATGTGCATATCTACAACAACCATTTTGAGCAGGTTCAGAAGCAACTGTCGAGAACTCCGAAAGCTTTACCAACAATGAAGCTGAACCCTGAAATTAAAGATATTTTCGGTTTCGATTACGAGGATTTCACGTTGGAGAATTATGAACCTTATCCAGGAATAAAAGCTCCTGTTGCGGTTTAA
- a CDS encoding DUF2683 family protein, translated as MKTITVSDFRKDIKKYAELAETEKIIVNRGSGKAFLVVPIQTVVDEGYSKEFIERILLAEQQIKEGKSTKITSEKELSEFLNDL; from the coding sequence ATGAAAACAATCACCGTAAGCGACTTTAGAAAAGATATCAAGAAATATGCGGAACTTGCCGAGACAGAAAAAATAATTGTCAACAGAGGCAGCGGAAAAGCATTTCTGGTAGTCCCTATACAAACAGTTGTTGATGAAGGATACAGCAAAGAATTTATTGAAAGGATTCTTTTGGCAGAACAGCAAATCAAGGAGGGAAAATCCACCAAAATCACATCTGAAAAAGAACTCAGCGAATTTTTAAATGACCTGTGA
- a CDS encoding Txe/YoeB family addiction module toxin has protein sequence MYHLEISDLAKRHIAEFKKSDTQSFKKVSKLLNELVHHPTTGTGQPEMLKGNFANYWSRRINKKDRLVYRIVAEIVEVFVLQAKGHYLEK, from the coding sequence ATGTATCACCTTGAAATCTCAGACCTCGCGAAAAGACATATAGCTGAATTCAAGAAATCAGACACCCAAAGTTTCAAGAAAGTCAGCAAACTTCTCAACGAACTTGTACATCATCCTACAACTGGAACAGGACAACCCGAAATGCTGAAAGGGAATTTCGCAAATTACTGGTCACGCCGAATTAACAAAAAAGATCGTCTTGTGTACCGAATAGTCGCGGAAATTGTTGAAGTTTTTGTATTGCAGGCAAAAGGACATTATCTCGAAAAATAA
- a CDS encoding GreA/GreB family elongation factor, which translates to MNKTEILNLVQEKISEKIRNLERLISETRESNNETKSSMGDKYETGREMVQQEINNLQIQLNENMKSETLLKTINPVPHKTVGFGSIVETEKGRFFIAVSLGEITFSGEKIFVISTESPLAKAMHGKKEGEKIIVNGLAQSVLGIW; encoded by the coding sequence ATGAACAAAACCGAAATCCTCAATCTCGTCCAAGAAAAGATTTCCGAGAAAATCAGAAATCTGGAAAGACTTATTTCAGAAACCCGCGAATCCAACAACGAGACCAAAAGTTCGATGGGCGACAAATATGAAACCGGGCGCGAAATGGTTCAGCAGGAAATCAACAACCTCCAAATTCAGCTGAACGAAAACATGAAATCCGAAACGCTCCTGAAAACAATCAATCCGGTTCCACATAAAACTGTAGGTTTCGGCAGCATCGTCGAGACAGAAAAGGGCAGGTTTTTCATCGCCGTTTCTTTGGGCGAAATTACTTTTAGCGGAGAAAAAATATTCGTAATTTCCACAGAAAGTCCGTTAGCGAAAGCAATGCACGGAAAGAAGGAGGGCGAAAAAATTATCGTTAATGGTTTAGCGCAATCGGTTCTGGGAATTTGGTAA
- a CDS encoding alpha-amylase family glycosyl hydrolase has product MKKIILLAIIGMGILSCTSQKSAKTMENPSEWKHTTNIYEVNVRQYTPEGTFRAFEKHMPRLKEMGVKTLWFMPITPIAQKNKKGTLGSPYAAADYTSINPEFGTMDDFKHMVNEAHRLGFKVIIDWVANHTGWDHTWTKTNPDFYLKDPKTNDFQIASGMDDIIELDYKNPAMRAAMIDAMKFWVRETNIDGFRCDLAAWVEVDFWQEARPQVDAVKPLFWLGEFDELENPDYGKVFDASYIWTWMHKTKEFNEGKVSLADLKDLLLKYSNIGDRSMRAWFTTNHDENTWNGTEYEKFGVFAQPLAVFSITWNGVPLIYNGQELPLKTKRLEFFEKDPIPWTGKNELQAFYKTLLNLKSLNPALRGGDPEVTTYILKTTDDDSILAYVRKNGKHEVLTVLNLSKKFVDFRIVDDQLNGVFFDAFSSSKRDFSQDKGFSLPVSGYAVFKK; this is encoded by the coding sequence ATGAAAAAAATAATCCTTTTAGCAATCATCGGTATGGGAATCCTTTCCTGCACCTCACAAAAAAGCGCCAAAACAATGGAAAATCCGAGCGAGTGGAAACACACCACCAATATCTACGAAGTTAATGTGAGACAGTACACTCCCGAAGGAACTTTCCGCGCATTCGAAAAACATATGCCGCGACTGAAAGAAATGGGCGTGAAAACTCTGTGGTTTATGCCGATCACACCCATCGCGCAAAAAAACAAAAAAGGAACTTTGGGAAGTCCTTACGCAGCTGCAGATTACACCTCCATCAATCCCGAATTCGGAACGATGGACGATTTCAAACACATGGTGAATGAAGCGCACCGGCTCGGTTTCAAGGTCATCATCGACTGGGTGGCGAATCACACAGGATGGGATCATACTTGGACTAAAACCAATCCCGATTTTTACCTGAAAGATCCAAAAACCAACGATTTCCAGATTGCGTCGGGAATGGACGACATCATCGAACTCGACTATAAAAATCCCGCAATGAGAGCAGCGATGATCGACGCGATGAAATTCTGGGTTCGCGAAACCAATATCGACGGTTTCCGTTGTGATCTTGCAGCGTGGGTGGAAGTAGATTTCTGGCAGGAAGCAAGACCACAAGTGGATGCGGTGAAACCTTTGTTCTGGCTTGGCGAATTCGACGAACTCGAAAACCCTGATTACGGAAAAGTCTTCGACGCAAGTTATATCTGGACCTGGATGCACAAAACAAAGGAGTTCAATGAAGGTAAAGTTTCTTTGGCCGATCTGAAAGATCTTCTTCTAAAATATTCCAATATCGGCGATCGTTCGATGAGGGCTTGGTTTACCACCAATCATGACGAAAATACCTGGAACGGAACCGAGTATGAAAAATTCGGCGTGTTCGCGCAACCTTTGGCGGTCTTTTCAATTACCTGGAACGGAGTTCCGCTGATCTATAACGGACAGGAATTGCCACTCAAAACCAAACGGTTGGAGTTTTTCGAGAAAGACCCGATTCCGTGGACAGGTAAGAACGAGCTGCAAGCTTTCTATAAAACATTGCTGAATCTGAAATCTTTGAATCCCGCATTGAGAGGAGGCGATCCTGAAGTGACCACCTACATTCTGAAAACAACCGACGACGACAGCATCTTAGCTTACGTTCGCAAAAATGGAAAACATGAAGTTCTTACCGTTCTCAACTTATCCAAGAAATTTGTGGATTTCAGAATTGTCGACGATCAGCTGAACGGTGTTTTCTTCGACGCATTTTCATCAAGCAAGAGGGATTTCAGTCAGGATAAAGGATTTTCACTCCCTGTTTCGGGATATGCCGTTTTCAAGAAATAA
- a CDS encoding plasmid pRiA4b ORF-3 family protein: MVYKIRIILDTKDDIFRDVEIKGKQNLWNLHLGIKSAFSLLGEDLSLFNILDEEGVVVKTVPLEDMSDDGDGEIMSDVYIDEAFEKVGDKIHFQYGFMDLWEFFCELVEIVDEKPAVNYPITVFRFGNMPLKAPSKSGGKRSAKNSAMPLMDDDFGSFDDDFDSEGFEDEDDENYDEEEDFADDSFDDEVDDE, from the coding sequence ATGGTTTACAAAATCCGCATCATTTTAGATACCAAAGACGATATTTTTCGTGATGTAGAAATCAAGGGAAAGCAGAATCTGTGGAACCTTCATTTGGGGATTAAGAGCGCGTTCTCGTTGCTTGGCGAGGATTTGTCTCTGTTCAACATTCTCGATGAAGAAGGTGTTGTTGTGAAAACTGTTCCCCTCGAAGATATGAGCGACGATGGCGACGGCGAAATTATGAGCGATGTGTACATCGACGAGGCATTCGAGAAAGTGGGCGACAAAATCCATTTCCAGTACGGGTTTATGGATCTTTGGGAATTCTTCTGCGAACTCGTGGAAATCGTTGACGAGAAACCTGCCGTAAATTACCCGATCACCGTTTTCCGTTTTGGCAATATGCCGCTGAAAGCGCCGAGCAAATCGGGCGGAAAAAGATCGGCAAAGAATTCTGCAATGCCATTGATGGACGATGATTTCGGAAGTTTCGACGACGATTTCGATTCAGAAGGTTTTGAAGATGAAGACGATGAAAACTACGATGAGGAAGAAGATTTCGCAGATGACAGTTTCGATGACGAGGTAGACGACGAATAA
- a CDS encoding sensor histidine kinase — protein sequence MKFQRFTFFASLILTAVMLMVVYIFDSVKDDFSDTDTEFYATIGISSVVFLVINYFVIDFLLNFYGKRQIRKISSILPETIIQEDESGLNFQELGERVSEMSQKNATEIDTMKEMETYRKEYIGNVSHEMKTPLFSIQGYVETLMDGGIENLAIRDKYLERIDKSVERLLNIVQDLDMINQFESGEITLNVSRFDINNLIKEIIDLLDLEAQRKNAKVSLQSATPQVFVNADKQKISQVLINLVSNAIHYANREQARIIVRTSVLKNKVMIEVEDNGMGIKPEALPRIFERFYRVESSRNRNDGGSGLGLAIVKHIMEAHSENISVESTYLQGTKFQFMLEKSN from the coding sequence ATGAAGTTTCAGCGGTTCACTTTTTTTGCATCTTTGATTCTCACAGCGGTCATGTTAATGGTCGTGTACATCTTCGATTCGGTGAAAGACGACTTTTCCGACACCGACACTGAATTTTATGCCACGATCGGAATCAGTTCGGTTGTTTTCTTGGTCATCAATTATTTCGTGATCGACTTCCTGCTCAACTTTTACGGTAAAAGACAGATCCGTAAAATCTCGTCCATCCTTCCCGAAACCATTATCCAGGAAGATGAAAGCGGGCTGAATTTTCAGGAACTTGGAGAAAGGGTTTCGGAAATGAGCCAGAAAAATGCCACCGAAATCGACACGATGAAGGAAATGGAAACCTACCGGAAAGAGTACATCGGGAACGTTTCCCACGAAATGAAGACCCCGCTTTTTTCAATTCAGGGATATGTGGAAACTTTAATGGACGGTGGAATTGAAAACCTCGCCATCCGCGACAAATATTTGGAACGCATCGACAAATCGGTGGAACGGTTGCTGAATATCGTGCAGGATCTCGATATGATCAACCAGTTCGAATCGGGCGAGATTACCTTGAATGTAAGTCGTTTTGACATTAATAATTTGATTAAAGAAATTATCGACCTTCTGGATCTCGAAGCCCAGAGAAAAAATGCAAAAGTCTCACTGCAAAGCGCCACTCCGCAAGTATTTGTAAACGCCGACAAACAGAAAATTTCGCAGGTGCTGATCAACCTTGTCTCCAATGCAATTCATTATGCAAACAGGGAACAGGCAAGAATTATCGTGCGAACCAGCGTGTTGAAGAACAAGGTAATGATCGAAGTGGAAGACAACGGAATGGGAATAAAACCCGAAGCATTGCCGAGGATCTTCGAAAGATTTTACCGTGTGGAATCCAGCCGGAACCGGAACGACGGCGGTTCAGGATTGGGATTGGCGATCGTAAAGCATATTATGGAGGCACACAGCGAAAATATTTCTGTAGAAAGTACCTATCTTCAAGGAACGAAATTCCAATTTATGTTGGAAAAAAGCAACTGA
- a CDS encoding response regulator transcription factor, with amino-acid sequence MIQKKILLIDDEMDILELLSYNLEKEGYMVYTANNGNEGIEKAKEIIPDLILLDVMMPEKDGIETCQDLRKIKELSKTLIVFLSARSEEFSQLAGFQAGANDYIVKLIKPKVLISKVNALLQLTSQVSDSSKTIEIGDLVIDKDNFRVTKNNQQFLLPKKEFDLLYLLASNTDKVFKREEILEKVWGNDVIVGERTIDVHIRRLREKLGINAIQTLKGIGYKLVV; translated from the coding sequence ATGATTCAGAAAAAAATTCTTTTGATTGATGATGAAATGGATATTCTCGAACTCCTTTCATACAATCTCGAAAAAGAAGGTTACATGGTGTACACTGCAAACAACGGGAACGAAGGAATCGAAAAAGCCAAAGAAATCATTCCCGACCTGATCCTGCTCGATGTGATGATGCCCGAGAAAGACGGGATCGAAACCTGCCAGGATTTAAGGAAGATCAAGGAACTCAGCAAAACCCTCATCGTCTTTCTTTCCGCAAGAAGCGAGGAGTTTTCCCAACTCGCAGGTTTTCAGGCAGGAGCTAACGACTATATTGTGAAGCTCATCAAACCAAAAGTGCTCATTTCTAAAGTCAATGCGTTACTGCAGCTTACTTCACAGGTTTCGGATTCGTCGAAAACTATTGAAATTGGGGATTTGGTGATCGATAAAGACAATTTCCGCGTTACCAAAAACAACCAGCAATTCCTGCTCCCGAAGAAAGAATTCGACCTCCTTTATCTATTGGCTTCAAATACCGACAAAGTTTTCAAACGCGAGGAAATCCTCGAAAAAGTTTGGGGAAACGATGTGATCGTAGGCGAAAGAACCATCGACGTACACATCCGACGGCTCCGCGAGAAATTGGGGATCAACGCCATTCAGACCTTGAAAGGGATCGGTTACAAATTAGTTGTGTAA